One window from the genome of Tachypleus tridentatus isolate NWPU-2018 chromosome 11, ASM421037v1, whole genome shotgun sequence encodes:
- the LOC143231866 gene encoding uncharacterized protein LOC143231866, whose product MSDVYTNLNLEGLAEKHFRDSFLLLGNDCRVVVRKIRKELISLGLEEKVKTVLLKIEETEYRHWIIKVDVDDSVVIDSTVLQFCFPLKDTETKHIKDKYNTEKVKIGWCNNVLDYQTKTKLEECEAFQNERRNIVDKPYYVGRMENHPLHQVLVFEAEE is encoded by the exons ATGTCTGACGTGTACACAAATTTGAATCTTGAAG gACTTGCCGAAAAACATTTTAGAGATAGTTTTTTACTGCTCGGGAATGACTGTAGGGTTGTTGTTCGCAAAATTCGTAAAGAACTGATAAGTCTGGGGTTAGAAGAAAAAGTGAAAACAGTACTATTGAAGATAGAAGAAACAGAGTACAGGCACTGGATCATTAAGGTGGATGTGGATGATTCCGTGGTTATCGATTCAACTgttctacagttttgttttccaTTAAAAGACACAGAGACGAAGCACATCAAAGACAAGTACAACACAGAAAAGGTAAAGATTGGCTGGTGTAACAACGTACTTGATTATCAAACCAAAACCAAGTTAGAGGAATGTGAAGCCTTTCAAAATGAAAGACGTAACATTGTGGACAAACCGTATTATGTTGGAAGGATGGAAAACCACCCACTTCACCAAGTTTTGGTATTCGAAGCTGAGGAATAA